One segment of Candidatus Nitrospira nitrosa DNA contains the following:
- a CDS encoding DUF4149 domain-containing protein — protein sequence MDTLESIATDLNILIPIINHWFHLLSAVIWIGGLAFLVMAVTPGLEKAVPKDQIKPITDIFYRHYKKVAGILLVVLLFTGGVNLHYVNQVIISQTGTGVQHHSKYLMVFMIKLLLVLGLLTLFLYTVIFKSDDEAEEGESYEAIPFQRAALWMGFFIILCAAAMKHLHQ from the coding sequence ATGGATACTCTTGAAAGCATTGCGACCGATCTCAATATCCTGATTCCGATCATCAATCATTGGTTTCATCTGCTCTCCGCAGTCATTTGGATCGGCGGTCTCGCGTTTCTCGTCATGGCGGTCACCCCAGGTCTGGAGAAGGCCGTACCGAAGGATCAAATTAAGCCCATCACGGATATTTTTTATCGGCACTATAAAAAGGTCGCCGGTATTTTGCTCGTCGTCCTGTTGTTCACCGGGGGAGTCAATCTCCACTACGTCAATCAAGTCATTATTTCGCAAACGGGCACCGGGGTGCAGCACCACTCCAAGTATCTGATGGTCTTCATGATCAAGCTGCTCCTTGTCTTGGGCCTTCTCACGCTGTTTCTCTACACCGTGATTTTCAAGTCAGATGATGAGGCTGAGGAGGGAGAGTCCTATGAAGCCATTCCCTTCCAGCGAGCGGCCCTCTGGATGGGATTTTTCATCATTCTGTGCGCCGCCGCCATGAAACATCTCCATCAATAG
- a CDS encoding radical SAM/SPASM domain-containing protein: MGKSLPIFNGPSSTLGALEQQIAKFFTPTPKGEGPFDGRTVDDFKPYLVALNLTKRCNLKCDHCYLDATTKAAGGDDELTTEECYRLIDQIAQVNKGCLLVITGGEPLVRPDILDIARYAVKLGFMVVFGTNGMLIDDQMAKTLVEIGVMGVGISIDSLNAAKHNSFRGVPGAWEAAIAGIEASKRNGLQFQVHFSAQPMNYKELPEVITWAHQLGALVLNVFFMVCTGRGEELTDITPAQYEEVLGYLIDCQDNYKGMLVRARCAPHFKRLAYDKDPNSPITKATGYMGGGCLAGTNYARVTPNGELTPCPYMPLSAGNLREHSFVDLWEHSNIFNSFRYPQLKGKCGDCEYSEICGGCRARPYVDHGDWLDEDEWCLYEPKGGEKIKVAFNVVEETAVVWDESSALRLSRIPYFLRAMVKKGVEKHAREHNVQTITVELMEELRKKRFGNDAPVFKF, translated from the coding sequence ATGGGAAAATCTCTCCCTATTTTCAACGGTCCTTCAAGCACTCTAGGCGCTTTGGAGCAACAGATTGCTAAATTCTTCACCCCCACTCCAAAGGGCGAGGGACCGTTTGATGGCCGGACTGTTGATGACTTTAAGCCCTACCTCGTCGCACTCAACCTGACCAAGCGCTGTAATCTCAAATGTGATCACTGTTATCTTGATGCCACGACAAAAGCCGCAGGTGGTGACGATGAACTCACTACCGAAGAATGTTACCGGTTGATTGATCAGATTGCCCAGGTCAACAAAGGGTGTCTCTTGGTCATTACCGGCGGAGAGCCGCTGGTCCGCCCCGACATTCTCGATATCGCTCGGTATGCCGTAAAGCTCGGCTTCATGGTGGTCTTTGGGACGAACGGCATGCTGATCGACGATCAGATGGCCAAGACTCTTGTTGAAATCGGCGTCATGGGAGTAGGGATCAGCATCGATTCGTTGAATGCCGCCAAGCATAATTCCTTTCGTGGGGTCCCAGGTGCCTGGGAAGCTGCGATTGCAGGCATTGAAGCAAGTAAACGAAACGGCCTGCAGTTCCAAGTTCATTTCAGCGCACAGCCGATGAACTACAAAGAACTGCCGGAAGTCATCACCTGGGCGCATCAACTCGGAGCCCTGGTGCTTAACGTGTTCTTTATGGTCTGCACAGGCCGAGGCGAGGAACTCACCGATATCACGCCGGCCCAGTATGAAGAAGTGCTTGGTTATCTGATTGACTGCCAAGACAATTACAAGGGGATGCTGGTCCGTGCCCGTTGTGCTCCACACTTTAAACGACTGGCCTACGATAAAGATCCCAACTCGCCGATCACGAAGGCAACCGGGTATATGGGAGGCGGATGTCTGGCCGGGACCAATTATGCCCGAGTGACCCCGAATGGCGAACTCACGCCATGCCCGTACATGCCGTTATCAGCAGGAAATCTTCGGGAGCATAGCTTCGTTGATCTGTGGGAACACTCGAATATCTTCAACTCATTCCGATATCCCCAACTGAAGGGAAAATGCGGCGACTGTGAATACAGTGAGATCTGTGGTGGCTGCCGCGCCCGCCCCTATGTCGACCATGGCGACTGGCTCGATGAAGATGAGTGGTGCTTGTACGAACCCAAAGGCGGAGAAAAGATCAAGGTGGCGTTCAACGTCGTGGAGGAGACCGCAGTGGTGTGGGACGAATCCTCCGCCCTCAGATTGAGCCGTATTCCGTACTTTCTCCGCGCCATGGTCAAGAAAGGCGTAGAGAAGCATGCGCGTGAGCATAATGTGCAGACGATCACCGTTGAGCTGATGGAGGAACTGCGAAAAAAGCGGTTCGGCAACGACGCCCCGGTCTTTAAGTTCTAA
- a CDS encoding universal stress protein has protein sequence MYKTIYIPVDNSDHSNTAVDVGVHLAKTFGSKIVGSHVYAAKMHDKRFKQMEAGLPEEYHDEKELDRQRQIHDSLITRGLQIITDSYLDYVDKKCNEANLPIERRSLEGRNWKVLSEDINTNAYDLVIMGALGVGAVKDSVIGSNTERVIRRVRNSDMLIIKNIQPMTSGKIVVAVDGSPYSFGGLMTGLQLGKALNMPVEAISAFDPYFHYAAFHSISGVLNEEAGKVFRFKEQEKLHEEIIDSGLAKIYQSHLDISREIAQAEQTDVKTTLLDGKAFEKIIQYVRKDVPALLIVGRIGVHSDEDMDVGSNTENLLRSAPCNILVSNRKYVPPIDTQAEYTIAWTEEALRRMEKIPVFARGVAKTAIHRYAIEKGHTIISNTVVDAAVGHILPKGAMDAMRALGGSLDAAGIDRDQMQADQAVTQDLMGPTLSGIMTQIVEEKPKEISASTQAYLDRMAQIYFVCDGCGYIGKGDTPVKCPVCSADGTKFKQVDKKIFEVAATAEGELETDVAYDDVPMQWTKDAKEAIRAVPAGFQRRRAKARIEKTARKLGMTTITLEYAAPMIKEAASEDYTPIFSNKGTGTAPAAEGMLTAANGNGTNGHAENTSPYTWTSDAQARLDRAPEGFMRDCTKALILKHAEKIGATVITIEVANEGIEQAKGYMADAMKTGNLKDMIADLTGKGSA, from the coding sequence ATGTATAAGACGATCTATATTCCGGTCGATAATTCCGACCATTCCAATACAGCGGTGGATGTTGGGGTCCACCTGGCGAAAACGTTTGGGTCCAAGATTGTGGGAAGCCATGTTTATGCCGCCAAGATGCATGATAAACGCTTCAAACAGATGGAAGCTGGCCTCCCCGAGGAATACCACGACGAGAAGGAACTCGATCGCCAACGCCAGATCCACGATTCTCTGATTACACGTGGGCTGCAAATCATTACCGATTCCTACCTCGATTACGTTGATAAGAAGTGTAACGAAGCAAACCTGCCCATCGAACGGCGCTCGTTGGAAGGGCGTAACTGGAAGGTCTTGTCCGAAGATATTAATACCAACGCCTACGATCTCGTCATCATGGGTGCGCTGGGAGTAGGGGCGGTGAAAGACAGCGTGATCGGCAGCAACACCGAGCGAGTCATCCGCCGTGTTCGGAACTCCGACATGCTGATCATTAAGAACATCCAGCCTATGACCAGCGGCAAGATCGTCGTCGCCGTGGATGGCAGCCCTTATTCGTTCGGTGGTTTAATGACGGGCCTGCAGCTCGGCAAAGCATTGAACATGCCGGTTGAAGCGATTTCCGCCTTTGATCCCTACTTCCACTATGCCGCGTTCCATAGCATCTCAGGGGTCTTGAACGAGGAGGCCGGCAAGGTCTTCCGCTTCAAGGAGCAGGAAAAGCTCCACGAGGAGATCATCGACAGTGGTTTGGCTAAGATTTATCAATCACACTTGGACATCTCCCGCGAGATTGCTCAAGCCGAACAAACTGACGTAAAAACGACGCTACTCGACGGCAAAGCTTTTGAAAAGATTATTCAGTACGTCCGCAAGGATGTCCCCGCTCTGCTGATCGTGGGCCGTATCGGCGTGCACAGCGATGAGGATATGGATGTGGGCAGCAACACGGAGAATCTGCTCCGAAGCGCACCCTGTAACATTCTTGTCTCCAACCGAAAATATGTACCGCCCATCGATACGCAAGCCGAGTACACGATCGCCTGGACCGAAGAAGCGTTGCGGCGGATGGAAAAGATTCCTGTGTTTGCTCGCGGCGTGGCAAAAACAGCCATTCATCGGTATGCCATTGAAAAGGGCCACACGATTATCAGCAACACGGTGGTCGATGCTGCAGTAGGACACATTCTTCCCAAAGGCGCCATGGACGCAATGCGGGCGCTGGGCGGAAGCTTGGATGCTGCAGGGATTGACCGCGATCAGATGCAGGCCGACCAGGCAGTGACTCAAGATCTCATGGGTCCGACCTTAAGTGGAATCATGACCCAGATCGTGGAAGAGAAGCCAAAGGAAATCAGCGCATCGACGCAGGCCTACCTTGACCGTATGGCACAGATCTATTTCGTATGTGACGGATGTGGGTACATCGGGAAAGGTGATACGCCTGTTAAATGTCCCGTATGCAGTGCCGATGGGACCAAATTTAAGCAAGTTGATAAGAAGATTTTTGAAGTGGCGGCGACAGCGGAAGGTGAGCTGGAAACCGACGTGGCCTACGACGATGTGCCGATGCAATGGACCAAGGATGCGAAAGAAGCCATCCGTGCTGTTCCGGCCGGCTTCCAGCGGAGACGGGCCAAGGCGAGGATTGAAAAGACCGCGCGGAAATTGGGAATGACGACCATCACGCTCGAATACGCAGCCCCAATGATCAAAGAAGCGGCATCTGAAGACTATACCCCGATTTTCTCCAATAAAGGCACCGGGACTGCTCCGGCAGCGGAAGGGATGCTGACTGCGGCCAATGGAAATGGGACGAACGGGCATGCGGAAAACACGTCACCCTATACCTGGACAAGCGACGCACAGGCTCGATTAGATCGAGCTCCGGAAGGCTTTATGCGCGATTGTACGAAAGCCTTGATTCTCAAACATGCTGAGAAAATCGGCGCGACCGTAATCACGATTGAAGTTGCGAACGAAGGCATCGAACAAGCGAAGGGTTACATGGCGGACGCGATGAAGACCGGCAACCTCAAAGATATGATCGCCGACCTGACCGGCAAGGGAAGTGCCTAG
- a CDS encoding B12-binding domain-containing radical SAM protein: MNSILYIFLPCKKVYPIGITYLADFIHRRKPDVRQRILDLSLFPVSQRSQAIRDAATEFKPDLVCFSWRDIQIFSPHEGDSSLEHAFNFYFASNPIKRVAASFAGIKQLYRYYSHIYTILSYPALIRKEFPRAQIMIGGGAFTAFADQLIEKLPEGTIGILGEGEDAILKLLEGRSIDDERYIVKEGGRIRKGSHGSPPLLDAPAVDLPFLTSIFPQWQEYRGESIGVQSKRGCPYDCAFCLYPYIEGKRVRYRPAEMVVKDISQHYHQWGSRRFWFTDAQFITGKEAYPQCTEIMERIIHEKLEIEWSGYIRTSLITPDFAKLMVRSGVGDLEVAITSGSQEVLNNLHMGFKLERLYDGCRYLAEAGFKGKVILNYSLNSPKETEETLLQSVESYKVVASILGEERVFPLMFFLGIQPNTDLEQRLLEEGYLSAGYNPLMLTPTSIRKLLYNPAPLNSFIARACLRAWERKQGSRDPRKWTGSLSQTTDQSHAYADKSLSNGIEGNSGRDALLSLEEILRSRRPASPPSQATEPRASSVG, encoded by the coding sequence GTGAATTCCATTCTCTATATTTTTCTTCCCTGCAAAAAGGTCTATCCGATCGGCATCACCTACTTGGCGGACTTCATCCATCGGCGGAAGCCGGATGTTCGTCAACGCATCCTCGACCTCTCGTTGTTTCCGGTCAGTCAACGGAGCCAGGCCATCCGCGATGCCGCGACGGAGTTCAAACCGGATTTGGTCTGCTTTTCATGGCGGGATATCCAAATTTTTTCGCCGCATGAAGGCGATTCATCGCTGGAACATGCGTTCAACTTCTATTTCGCCAGTAACCCGATCAAACGCGTCGCCGCCTCGTTCGCCGGCATCAAACAGTTGTACCGATACTACAGCCATATCTATACGATCCTGTCCTATCCGGCCCTGATTCGAAAAGAATTCCCAAGAGCTCAGATCATGATCGGAGGCGGGGCGTTCACCGCGTTTGCCGATCAGCTCATCGAAAAGCTTCCGGAAGGCACGATCGGTATCCTGGGTGAAGGGGAAGATGCGATCCTCAAGCTCCTTGAAGGTCGTTCGATCGACGACGAACGCTACATCGTCAAAGAAGGGGGCCGAATTCGAAAAGGATCCCATGGTTCGCCCCCGTTGCTCGATGCACCGGCTGTCGACCTTCCCTTTTTGACCTCTATCTTCCCGCAGTGGCAGGAGTACAGGGGAGAATCGATCGGGGTGCAGTCGAAACGAGGCTGTCCGTATGATTGTGCCTTTTGCCTCTATCCCTACATTGAGGGCAAGCGGGTGCGGTACCGGCCCGCGGAGATGGTCGTGAAAGACATCTCCCAACATTATCACCAGTGGGGATCCCGTCGTTTTTGGTTTACCGACGCTCAATTCATTACGGGCAAGGAAGCCTACCCACAATGTACGGAGATCATGGAACGCATCATCCACGAGAAGCTGGAGATCGAGTGGTCCGGCTATATCCGCACTTCATTGATCACCCCCGACTTCGCCAAGCTCATGGTTCGTTCCGGAGTCGGCGACCTGGAAGTCGCCATCACCTCCGGCTCGCAGGAGGTCCTGAACAATCTCCACATGGGGTTCAAGCTGGAGCGGCTCTATGATGGGTGTCGCTACCTGGCGGAAGCGGGCTTCAAGGGTAAGGTGATCCTCAACTATTCATTGAACAGCCCCAAGGAGACGGAGGAAACCCTACTCCAAAGTGTCGAGTCTTACAAAGTGGTGGCCTCAATCCTTGGCGAGGAGCGGGTCTTCCCCTTGATGTTTTTCTTGGGCATCCAACCCAATACCGACCTTGAACAACGGTTGTTGGAAGAGGGGTATCTGTCAGCGGGCTACAACCCCTTGATGCTGACCCCGACCAGCATCCGAAAGCTCCTCTATAACCCAGCGCCATTGAATTCATTCATCGCCAGGGCATGCCTTCGTGCCTGGGAACGAAAGCAAGGAAGCCGTGATCCACGCAAATGGACAGGTTCTTTGTCGCAGACAACCGACCAGTCACATGCCTATGCCGATAAAAGCTTGAGTAACGGGATTGAAGGCAACTCTGGACGAGATGCCCTCCTCTCCCTCGAAGAGATCCTTCGTTCCCGCCGACCGGCTTCACCGCCTTCCCAGGCCACTGAGCCAAGGGCAAGTTCGGTCGGTTAA
- the mpqE gene encoding methyl-plastoquinone biosynthesis methyltransferase MpqE — translation MVGAEPRSMPQEPQTPAKVVSTWSGQAREDAVQRMFTSIAGAYDLNNTLLSFGLHYYWKKITASFITPVGRGTALDVGSGTADLALLIESRMGPKGRVIASDLNHAMLAEGLKKISDKGLGEKITCLQASAEHLGFGDNTFDAVTTGFCMRNVGDLPQAVREIRRVMKPGGRFVCLEFSRPIFGWLRTLYDWYSFKLLPFIGTIVARDRTGVYEYLPASIRTFPDQERLCQILRDAGFRQVSYKNLSGGIVAIHIATK, via the coding sequence ATGGTGGGAGCCGAGCCTCGTTCTATGCCTCAGGAACCGCAAACTCCGGCAAAGGTGGTGTCAACCTGGTCTGGCCAGGCCCGAGAGGACGCCGTCCAAAGGATGTTCACGTCCATTGCCGGAGCCTATGACCTGAACAACACGCTCTTGAGCTTCGGCCTCCATTACTATTGGAAGAAGATTACCGCCTCCTTCATTACTCCGGTTGGCCGAGGAACTGCCCTTGATGTCGGATCAGGCACAGCCGACCTTGCACTGTTGATCGAGTCTCGCATGGGACCGAAGGGCCGTGTGATCGCCTCAGACCTGAACCATGCCATGCTCGCTGAAGGCCTCAAGAAGATCAGCGACAAAGGCCTCGGTGAAAAAATCACCTGTTTGCAGGCCAGCGCGGAACATCTCGGATTCGGTGACAATACCTTCGATGCGGTCACCACCGGGTTCTGCATGCGAAACGTCGGAGATCTGCCGCAAGCCGTGCGGGAAATTCGTCGGGTGATGAAGCCCGGTGGCCGTTTCGTGTGCCTGGAGTTTTCCCGCCCGATCTTCGGCTGGTTGCGAACCCTCTATGATTGGTATTCATTCAAATTATTGCCCTTCATCGGCACGATCGTCGCCCGCGACCGTACCGGCGTCTACGAATATCTTCCCGCCTCGATCCGGACGTTTCCCGATCAAGAACGGCTGTGTCAGATCCTACGCGACGCCGGGTTTCGTCAGGTCTCGTATAAAAATCTCAGTGGCGGCATCGTCGCCATCCATATCGCCACAAAGTAG
- a CDS encoding oxygen-binding di-iron domain-containing protein produces MQSKTLFNENGHQWIVIGRDPHKDAHVIDTNEYVIISRGQAMLLDPGGIQIFPQVLAELAKYVRVQDIRVIFASHQDPDISSSLAMWLDLNPGIKTYCSWLWTGFISHFSTGTAIELNAIPDEGMRIKIGDLGVEVEAIPAHYCHSSGNFSLYDPLAGILFSGDIGSALVPSHEAGLIVTDFDQHIQYMKGFHLRWMPSTTALRSWTQRIRALKPRMICPQHGSVFQGDMVTTLLDWLDSLEVGQWKGSTPSRDTAKAA; encoded by the coding sequence ATGCAAAGCAAAACACTCTTCAATGAAAACGGACACCAATGGATCGTGATCGGTCGCGACCCTCACAAAGACGCTCACGTCATCGACACGAACGAGTACGTGATCATCAGTCGCGGCCAAGCCATGTTATTGGACCCCGGAGGAATCCAAATATTCCCCCAAGTCCTCGCTGAGCTGGCCAAATATGTGCGCGTCCAGGATATCCGCGTCATCTTTGCCAGCCATCAAGATCCCGATATTTCGTCGTCGCTTGCGATGTGGCTTGATCTCAACCCGGGCATCAAGACCTATTGTTCGTGGCTGTGGACCGGATTCATCAGTCATTTCAGCACGGGTACTGCCATTGAACTCAACGCGATTCCCGACGAGGGTATGCGTATCAAGATCGGCGATCTCGGCGTAGAAGTCGAAGCAATCCCCGCCCATTACTGCCATTCCTCAGGCAACTTTTCGCTCTACGACCCTCTCGCCGGCATCTTGTTTTCCGGTGACATCGGTTCCGCCTTGGTCCCCAGTCATGAAGCCGGCTTGATCGTGACGGACTTCGATCAGCACATCCAATACATGAAAGGGTTCCATCTCAGGTGGATGCCTTCGACCACGGCCTTACGGAGCTGGACCCAACGGATTCGTGCCCTCAAGCCCAGGATGATCTGCCCACAACACGGATCCGTCTTTCAGGGCGATATGGTCACCACATTGCTCGACTGGCTTGACAGTCTTGAAGTAGGACAGTGGAAAGGCTCGACCCCGTCGCGCGATACTGCTAAGGCCGCGTAA
- a CDS encoding DUF7800 domain-containing protein, which produces MVVVDGEESPITEGEYAFIQGQVVSRGKFSQGNRGCAYLGKINPALPFVFEVRDRVCAIRAGAFLNPDDPKIQYGGTWFDWTLVRDDKNPDRNFWPYYRQEMDDLALKGMEALGRGGVERFMQHEHITRRPIQIAKPFLATLNKVRIRAVPMEIRVGPFVRYTDYERTVVWLETVTPAIVRLRCKLSSGGSESAHYASTVRVGGRYFAAVEIDGLREETFYNYTVELAPLPAAGLIPVKPSEFSDVFPSLTLAVLNSIKDQLRLASLDENEWLTFRTLRRVYDKNLLFVTGSCRWYPGDKKGGKDWGPDMLDGLGTWLRANRKDKWPAFLFWGGDQIYADEIGDDTGEMIVRARFASRMPGPFDSVSPLRSKLIDGAWAGRFSHRYQTYKDPDIKRYQSVADGVKKLDEIHRRYPDIKGIYREYPDKNPREQLKERYQTLKNRRDLSGAHGEASDERAAREAVGLLPTVDTLEISTEPFRVFLPYWKVGFSTALRRNPMAGRYLSYNFLLWRLPDFEHQIPIIADRKSHSLVRKADAHGHPSAADGVHAADFAEFASLYERAWTSSRSVRVLLAQVPTFLMFDDHEVTDDWNFDSSWVRMLHNEKDDFRMWPKTLTDSLAAYWMYQGWCNKAPSQWRKDDPRVKALAAAQQAGSDALPELRSCIHKACFSKVPSKDPKATFQTGTSLDWHYQLPFDPPFLVPDCRTRKFMVPTDDDLRIIDHDNPKKRPMSQTIDNGQLVWMRDILVEKKRNDSVVFIAPSTPLLMPMKVTQIMTKPETAAGAWSQGGLLDFYAALTGSTGSGRASNALLRVFRRSVDLEHMIRDRSWRDLWGLVEAMRKVGSSVKTLVLVSGDVHHNYCMTGNLPGGSRLKPELLQVTCSGLQTTIRSSADKWVAEKQSSLVWNENFKMGKYTLSHGFLHKNPPGVPMGNPIGPSSISLYENAVAFVNVRMKSQVEISVAYLAGDNTYSYKYTSG; this is translated from the coding sequence TTGGTCGTAGTCGATGGTGAGGAATCTCCAATCACTGAAGGAGAATATGCGTTCATTCAAGGGCAGGTGGTGTCGAGGGGTAAATTTAGTCAAGGAAATAGAGGGTGTGCGTATCTTGGAAAGATTAATCCTGCCTTACCGTTCGTTTTTGAGGTCAGGGACCGTGTGTGTGCAATTCGTGCTGGGGCCTTCTTAAATCCCGATGATCCAAAGATCCAGTATGGTGGGACGTGGTTCGACTGGACTTTGGTGCGCGACGACAAGAACCCGGATAGGAACTTCTGGCCGTATTATCGGCAAGAGATGGATGACCTTGCCCTAAAGGGCATGGAAGCTCTAGGGCGTGGCGGAGTCGAGCGGTTCATGCAACATGAGCATATTACACGGAGGCCGATTCAGATCGCGAAGCCATTTCTTGCCACGCTCAACAAGGTGCGAATCCGTGCCGTTCCTATGGAGATTCGCGTCGGCCCTTTTGTGCGATATACCGACTATGAACGTACGGTGGTATGGTTGGAGACGGTGACCCCTGCGATAGTGCGCTTGCGATGCAAACTTTCGTCTGGAGGCTCCGAGTCCGCGCATTATGCCTCTACGGTGCGCGTCGGTGGTCGGTATTTCGCCGCAGTGGAAATAGATGGCTTGAGAGAGGAAACGTTCTACAACTACACGGTCGAGCTAGCCCCGCTGCCAGCAGCCGGTTTGATTCCTGTTAAACCCTCTGAATTTTCGGATGTATTTCCCTCGCTGACCCTAGCCGTTCTCAACTCGATAAAAGACCAGTTGAGGTTGGCCTCTCTCGATGAAAATGAGTGGCTTACTTTTCGCACGCTCCGACGGGTGTATGACAAGAATTTGCTGTTTGTCACAGGTTCATGCCGGTGGTACCCCGGTGATAAGAAGGGAGGTAAGGACTGGGGGCCTGATATGCTAGATGGATTGGGCACTTGGCTCCGTGCCAACAGGAAGGACAAGTGGCCAGCATTCCTATTTTGGGGAGGCGATCAAATCTATGCAGATGAAATTGGGGATGACACCGGTGAGATGATAGTTCGGGCGCGTTTCGCCTCTCGAATGCCCGGACCTTTTGATTCCGTTTCTCCCCTGCGGAGTAAGCTGATCGACGGTGCTTGGGCTGGCCGGTTTTCCCACCGCTATCAGACATATAAAGATCCTGATATTAAGCGCTACCAGTCAGTTGCAGACGGGGTCAAAAAGCTGGATGAGATCCATAGGCGATATCCAGACATTAAAGGCATCTATCGTGAGTATCCAGATAAAAACCCAAGAGAGCAACTGAAGGAACGCTATCAGACTCTGAAAAACCGTCGTGACCTATCGGGTGCCCATGGTGAGGCATCTGATGAAAGAGCGGCGAGAGAAGCTGTTGGTCTCTTGCCCACAGTCGATACTCTTGAGATCAGCACAGAACCCTTCCGAGTATTTCTGCCTTATTGGAAAGTCGGCTTCAGTACAGCTCTTCGTCGTAACCCGATGGCAGGTCGATATCTCTCTTACAACTTCCTCTTGTGGAGGCTTCCTGATTTTGAGCACCAGATTCCTATTATTGCTGACAGGAAGTCTCATAGCCTTGTTCGTAAGGCAGATGCACACGGGCATCCATCGGCTGCTGACGGCGTTCATGCAGCCGACTTCGCGGAATTTGCCTCTTTGTATGAACGTGCATGGACGAGCTCGCGTAGCGTTCGAGTTTTGCTCGCGCAAGTTCCTACTTTTCTCATGTTTGACGACCACGAGGTCACTGATGACTGGAACTTCGATTCGTCTTGGGTGCGGATGCTTCACAACGAGAAAGACGATTTTAGAATGTGGCCCAAAACCTTGACTGATAGCTTGGCCGCGTATTGGATGTATCAGGGTTGGTGTAACAAGGCTCCATCACAATGGAGGAAGGATGATCCACGGGTAAAGGCTCTTGCAGCCGCGCAGCAAGCGGGATCCGATGCGCTACCGGAATTGCGTAGCTGCATCCATAAAGCCTGTTTTTCGAAGGTGCCTTCGAAAGATCCAAAAGCTACATTCCAGACTGGTACGAGCTTAGACTGGCACTACCAGCTCCCTTTTGACCCTCCTTTCTTAGTCCCCGACTGCCGAACGCGCAAATTCATGGTCCCCACCGACGACGATTTGCGAATCATCGACCACGACAATCCCAAAAAACGCCCTATGTCACAAACAATCGACAATGGGCAACTGGTTTGGATGCGGGACATTCTTGTCGAGAAGAAGCGGAATGATTCTGTGGTTTTCATTGCACCATCTACACCGCTCCTCATGCCAATGAAAGTGACGCAAATCATGACGAAGCCTGAAACTGCCGCTGGAGCATGGAGTCAAGGTGGTTTGTTAGATTTTTATGCAGCTTTGACTGGTTCTACGGGCAGTGGCAGGGCCTCTAACGCTTTACTCCGTGTTTTCCGAAGATCTGTAGATCTAGAGCACATGATTCGCGATAGGAGTTGGCGTGATCTGTGGGGATTGGTTGAGGCTATGCGCAAGGTAGGTAGTTCAGTGAAAACACTGGTGCTTGTGTCGGGTGACGTCCACCACAACTACTGTATGACTGGTAATCTCCCTGGTGGTTCGAGGCTCAAGCCAGAACTCCTCCAGGTCACCTGCTCCGGACTGCAGACGACCATTCGTTCTTCAGCAGATAAGTGGGTAGCTGAGAAACAAAGCTCGCTGGTCTGGAACGAAAATTTTAAGATGGGGAAGTACACCCTTTCTCATGGCTTTCTGCACAAGAATCCACCTGGGGTTCCCATGGGAAATCCGATAGGACCATCAAGCATTTCCCTCTACGAGAACGCTGTTGCCTTCGTCAACGTCAGGATGAAGTCTCAGGTCGAAATCAGTGTCGCCTATCTGGCGGGTGATAACACATATAGCTATAAGTACACCTCAGGATGA